A genomic window from Rhodococcus sp. KBS0724 includes:
- a CDS encoding Ada metal-binding domain-containing protein — protein sequence MPNKTYILRDARNKPYESQTPGVLGGHRKTKIYGRLDCRGAAQAIARGGYVASRVFFADEPTAIAAGYRPCAVCLPEDYAAWKAAATRRNGPGTPSE from the coding sequence ATGCCGAATAAGACGTACATACTCCGCGACGCCCGCAACAAACCCTACGAAAGTCAGACGCCCGGTGTGCTTGGCGGGCACCGGAAAACGAAGATCTACGGCCGACTCGACTGTCGAGGGGCGGCGCAGGCAATCGCGCGTGGTGGATATGTCGCCAGTCGGGTGTTCTTCGCCGATGAGCCGACCGCGATTGCGGCCGGCTATCGCCCGTGCGCTGTCTGTCTGCCCGAGGACTATGCCGCGTGGAAGGCGGCCGCTACGCGCCGAAACGGTCCTGGTACGCCTTCGGAATGA
- a CDS encoding SRPBCC family protein has protein sequence MSTTNPVTITAPEGVPFIDITREFDAPVSAVFAAHSNPELVKQWLGPNGYEMDIEEYNFVSGGRYKYIHRNPEGDEFAFNGVFHVVRDNEFAIQTFEYEGFPDVVSIESMTFEDLGNGRTRLSGHSVYPSLEARDGMIESNMERGVVEGYERLDKIVAQS, from the coding sequence ATGAGCACCACCAATCCCGTCACGATCACCGCTCCCGAGGGCGTTCCGTTCATCGACATCACACGTGAGTTCGACGCACCCGTGAGTGCCGTGTTCGCGGCCCACTCGAATCCCGAACTGGTCAAGCAATGGCTCGGCCCCAACGGTTACGAGATGGACATCGAGGAATACAACTTTGTCAGCGGCGGTCGATACAAGTACATCCACCGCAATCCCGAGGGTGACGAGTTCGCGTTCAACGGCGTTTTCCATGTGGTTCGCGACAACGAATTTGCCATCCAGACCTTCGAATACGAAGGCTTTCCCGATGTGGTCAGCATCGAATCCATGACGTTCGAAGATCTGGGCAACGGGCGCACCCGTCTCTCCGGCCATTCGGTCTATCCGAGCCTCGAGGCGCGCGACGGCATGATCGAGAGCAATATGGAGCGCGGCGTCGTCGAAGGTTACGAGCGCCTGGACAAGATCGTCGCTCAGTCCTGA
- a CDS encoding MFS transporter, translating into MTTVDTPRIGRVNSTAILAIILISYFMILLDNSIIFTGLPSIAAEMGYSATGLSWVQDAYTLVFGGLLLLGARLGDIFGRRRIFVAGLAIFAAASFLVGVAPNGWWLIAARAFQGVGAAVVAPASLSLLTASFPPGRERTRAVAWYGAAAGIGASLGLVIGGALADWVSWRAGFFINVPIGIAMIVLAPRFIPETKPSTGRFDVAGAVYATLGMAALVFGIVNSAEAGAASPTTFLPLTLGVVLLALLVRNESRAEQPIMPLRLFRSRERSGAYAARMLYLGAMIGFFYFTTQLLQGVMGFSAFQAGVAFFPMTVVNFAVALLIPRLTPRFGNAPLLAAGVALTLVGMTWLSFVHSGSTYLSGVALPMILIGAGQGLAFAPLTAAGISGVSADDAGAASGLVNTAHQLGSALGLGILVAISAGAGSAAESPKEALTEHVSTALTAGAGLLAGCLVIVLVFIVPSAGKRRQVDSHPKIVQP; encoded by the coding sequence ATGACCACCGTCGACACTCCCCGGATCGGTCGCGTCAATTCCACCGCGATCCTGGCGATCATTCTGATCAGCTACTTCATGATTCTGCTCGACAACTCCATCATCTTCACCGGGCTGCCGAGCATCGCAGCCGAGATGGGGTATTCGGCGACCGGTTTGTCCTGGGTGCAAGACGCGTACACCCTCGTATTCGGCGGACTGCTCCTCCTCGGCGCGAGACTCGGAGACATCTTCGGGCGTCGCCGCATCTTTGTGGCCGGGTTGGCGATCTTCGCGGCCGCGTCGTTCCTGGTCGGGGTTGCTCCCAATGGTTGGTGGCTCATCGCGGCCCGCGCCTTCCAAGGCGTCGGCGCCGCGGTGGTCGCGCCGGCGTCACTGTCACTGCTGACGGCAAGCTTCCCTCCGGGGCGCGAACGGACACGCGCGGTTGCCTGGTACGGCGCAGCCGCCGGGATCGGCGCGAGCCTCGGCCTGGTGATCGGCGGCGCCCTTGCCGATTGGGTTTCCTGGCGCGCAGGATTTTTCATCAACGTCCCGATCGGCATCGCGATGATCGTTCTGGCACCGCGGTTCATTCCCGAAACGAAGCCGAGCACAGGACGTTTCGATGTAGCCGGCGCCGTCTACGCCACACTTGGAATGGCCGCATTGGTCTTCGGCATAGTCAACTCCGCCGAAGCCGGCGCGGCATCACCGACGACCTTCCTGCCGCTGACGCTCGGTGTGGTTCTCCTGGCTCTGCTGGTTCGAAATGAATCGCGCGCGGAGCAACCCATCATGCCGCTTCGACTCTTCCGCTCTCGCGAACGATCCGGCGCCTACGCCGCCCGCATGCTGTATCTAGGCGCCATGATCGGCTTCTTCTACTTCACCACTCAACTTCTCCAGGGCGTAATGGGATTCAGTGCTTTCCAAGCCGGTGTGGCCTTCTTCCCGATGACGGTCGTCAATTTTGCAGTTGCACTGCTGATTCCGCGATTGACCCCTCGATTCGGGAACGCTCCGTTGCTCGCCGCAGGAGTGGCACTCACCTTGGTGGGTATGACCTGGCTCAGCTTCGTGCATTCGGGCAGCACTTATCTGAGCGGCGTTGCATTACCGATGATCTTGATCGGCGCAGGCCAAGGTCTCGCGTTTGCGCCGCTCACCGCTGCCGGAATCTCCGGGGTGAGTGCCGACGACGCCGGAGCCGCGTCCGGACTGGTCAACACAGCACACCAACTGGGCAGCGCACTGGGACTCGGCATTCTCGTTGCGATCTCAGCCGGGGCCGGATCCGCTGCAGAATCCCCGAAAGAAGCACTCACCGAGCATGTCTCGACTGCACTGACCGCAGGCGCCGGCCTCCTCGCCGGTTGCCTCGTCATAGTTCTTGTCTTCATCGTGCCGTCAGCGGGTAAACGAAGACAGGTAGACAGTCATCCGAAAATCGTTCAGCCATAA
- a CDS encoding ABC transporter substrate-binding protein yields the protein MTTLLTPRPHRRLEMDWNRRRFLGAAAGLAAALAAAGCSRSDADAGGTRDAGWSFTDDRGTLIELDSPPRTFVTYTGIAGALWDYGLVPVGVFGAPTRSPGSTDTSISGNLDFSKTDMVGQLWGQVELEKIAALEPDVVIVPQLRGSALLDEANLDAVKGLSTVLFVETAAGTIDRTVQEIVELAVEIGAESDMDAQRKDHDAARERISEVASSLKNSHVLFASADPDTMRVSRSGFPILADLAGLGLAVVDPAEGSSVYVEKLAWEMADHYPADMIFLDDRPSSLQLDTLGTNPAWSNLPAVKAGKIGTWNPEPVLSYAGIARTYNALADQLLAFSHS from the coding sequence ATGACCACGCTGCTCACTCCACGACCGCACAGACGCCTCGAGATGGACTGGAACCGTCGCAGGTTCCTCGGCGCAGCAGCAGGATTGGCTGCTGCGCTGGCAGCGGCCGGTTGCTCGCGTTCCGACGCAGATGCCGGCGGCACACGCGATGCCGGTTGGTCCTTCACCGACGATCGCGGAACCCTGATCGAATTGGATTCACCGCCACGAACATTTGTCACTTACACCGGAATCGCGGGGGCTCTGTGGGATTACGGACTGGTGCCTGTCGGTGTTTTCGGGGCGCCGACACGGTCGCCGGGATCGACGGACACCAGCATCTCCGGCAACTTGGATTTCTCGAAGACCGACATGGTCGGGCAGCTCTGGGGACAGGTGGAACTCGAGAAGATCGCTGCGCTGGAGCCGGACGTCGTCATAGTCCCTCAGTTGCGTGGTTCGGCTCTACTCGACGAGGCGAATTTGGATGCAGTGAAAGGCTTGTCGACAGTACTGTTCGTGGAGACGGCAGCGGGAACCATCGACCGAACTGTGCAAGAGATCGTGGAACTGGCCGTGGAAATCGGAGCGGAATCAGATATGGACGCGCAGCGAAAAGACCACGACGCTGCGCGCGAGCGGATCTCCGAAGTCGCTTCTTCACTGAAGAATTCACACGTTCTATTCGCCTCCGCAGATCCGGACACGATGCGTGTCAGTCGTTCCGGATTTCCGATCCTCGCCGACCTGGCAGGTTTGGGTCTTGCCGTCGTCGATCCGGCCGAGGGATCGTCGGTCTACGTCGAGAAGCTGGCCTGGGAGATGGCGGACCACTATCCGGCCGACATGATCTTCCTCGACGACCGCCCGTCCAGTTTGCAACTGGATACGCTCGGCACCAATCCTGCGTGGTCCAACTTGCCCGCGGTGAAGGCAGGGAAGATCGGCACCTGGAATCCGGAACCAGTGCTCAGTTATGCCGGGATCGCCCGTACGTACAACGCTCTGGCTGACCAACTCTTGGCATTCTCACATTCCTGA
- a CDS encoding MFS transporter yields the protein MSARRWLPLIAACIGTFLLLTYATITTIAVPAIAVGLDGSTGAMSWVVDAYTLALAALLVGTGALGDAWGRKRLYVCGLVVFLVATALCAGAPDVTVLVAARGAQGIAGAAMFATLLPLLGDAYSGRDRHVAFAAWGAVAGLAAGIGNVAGGLLTQFFDWRAVFYFGIPVAVVALVLAVFCFAESERGEGNIDCAGIVLFTLAAVAAVLGVTWGGDAGRTSSSTALAFVIAIVALMAFVSWQRRSSRPMLDPALFRCLKFDGVLVAAFGYYLAAYGPLVVLSLWLQNSLELSASTAALVLSIRPLAFVFVSALCGSRLQRADLRFSLGFGTVLCGIGCLAMLYVLVAPIWPALIAGLILTGVGSAMVSPVLPSAAMSDAPAENAGTASATANSSRQFGLAVGIALCGSLFTGSDEFALLWPLIFCAGVGMLTGFVSILLFSRSSTPATVQSIAERAHT from the coding sequence ATGTCGGCACGACGATGGCTGCCGCTCATCGCCGCATGCATCGGAACTTTCCTCTTACTGACATACGCCACGATCACAACGATCGCGGTGCCGGCCATCGCCGTCGGTTTGGACGGCAGTACGGGCGCGATGTCCTGGGTCGTCGACGCCTACACGCTGGCTCTTGCTGCGCTTCTGGTGGGGACGGGCGCGCTCGGCGATGCTTGGGGACGCAAGCGTCTCTATGTCTGCGGTCTGGTCGTGTTCCTGGTGGCGACGGCCTTGTGCGCTGGTGCTCCGGACGTCACGGTTCTGGTCGCTGCTCGCGGCGCGCAAGGAATTGCCGGTGCGGCGATGTTTGCGACGCTCTTGCCTCTGCTCGGCGACGCGTACTCAGGCCGTGATCGTCACGTCGCCTTTGCCGCGTGGGGCGCTGTCGCTGGATTGGCAGCCGGAATCGGAAACGTTGCAGGAGGGCTGCTGACGCAGTTCTTCGACTGGCGTGCGGTCTTCTATTTCGGAATCCCCGTGGCCGTAGTGGCGCTCGTACTGGCTGTTTTCTGTTTCGCCGAAAGTGAGCGCGGCGAGGGCAATATCGACTGTGCCGGAATCGTTTTGTTCACTCTCGCTGCCGTTGCCGCGGTTCTGGGCGTGACGTGGGGCGGCGACGCCGGGCGGACTTCGTCGTCGACAGCTCTTGCCTTCGTGATCGCAATCGTTGCGCTGATGGCGTTTGTGTCCTGGCAGCGTCGAAGCAGCCGTCCGATGCTCGATCCGGCGTTGTTCCGATGTCTGAAATTCGACGGCGTCCTTGTCGCGGCTTTCGGTTACTACCTCGCGGCTTACGGCCCGCTCGTAGTTCTTTCACTGTGGCTGCAGAACTCGTTGGAGTTGTCGGCGTCGACGGCTGCACTTGTGCTCTCGATTCGACCGCTCGCTTTTGTCTTCGTGTCGGCCCTGTGTGGATCACGGCTTCAGCGAGCTGATCTTCGATTCTCGCTCGGATTCGGGACGGTCCTCTGCGGAATCGGTTGCCTCGCCATGCTGTACGTTCTCGTCGCGCCGATCTGGCCGGCGCTGATCGCCGGGCTGATTCTGACCGGCGTTGGTTCGGCGATGGTGTCGCCGGTGCTGCCCAGCGCCGCGATGTCGGACGCCCCGGCAGAGAACGCCGGGACGGCTTCGGCAACAGCCAACTCATCGCGCCAATTCGGGCTCGCCGTCGGAATTGCCCTGTGCGGCTCGCTCTTCACCGGATCCGACGAGTTCGCCTTGCTGTGGCCGTTGATCTTCTGCGCCGGCGTCGGAATGCTCACGGGTTTCGTATCGATCCTTCTCTTTTCTCGTTCGTCTACTCCTGCAACAGTTCAATCAATCGCCGAAAGGGCACACACATGA
- a CDS encoding alpha-ketoglutarate-dependent dioxygenase AlkB: MNALIPRPRMEVAPGAVHIPDWLGLAQQRMLVTECRRWATAPVPMRSAVVAGGHKMSVQTVCLGWHWQPYKYTRTADDVNGAAVAALPDWLIELGRKAVREAYGDPGQTYTPDTALINFYDDGARMGMHQDKDERCEAPVVSLSIGQSCVFRFGNTENRNRPYTDIELQSGDLFVFGGASRFAYHGVPKVIAGSADTDSGLTSGRLNITLRDTGMR, encoded by the coding sequence ATGAACGCGCTGATCCCGCGCCCGCGGATGGAGGTAGCCCCGGGCGCTGTCCATATTCCGGATTGGCTCGGCCTTGCCCAACAGCGCATGCTCGTGACCGAATGTCGACGGTGGGCAACTGCCCCGGTCCCGATGCGCTCGGCGGTGGTTGCCGGCGGACACAAGATGTCGGTCCAAACCGTGTGCCTCGGCTGGCATTGGCAACCATACAAATACACGCGCACGGCCGACGATGTGAACGGGGCGGCAGTGGCCGCACTGCCCGATTGGCTGATCGAGTTGGGGCGTAAAGCAGTGAGAGAAGCCTATGGAGATCCGGGTCAGACCTACACACCCGACACCGCGCTGATCAACTTCTACGACGACGGCGCCCGGATGGGCATGCATCAGGACAAGGACGAGCGTTGCGAGGCCCCCGTCGTGTCACTGAGCATCGGCCAGAGTTGCGTATTCAGATTCGGGAACACGGAGAATCGGAACCGGCCGTACACCGACATCGAACTTCAGTCGGGCGATCTCTTCGTTTTTGGTGGAGCCTCACGATTCGCCTACCACGGTGTCCCGAAAGTGATTGCAGGAAGCGCAGATACGGACAGTGGATTGACATCCGGTCGGCTCAATATCACTCTCCGGGATACCGGAATGCGGTGA
- a CDS encoding helix-turn-helix transcriptional regulator, whose protein sequence is MIVDPGADDRLDKAFMALADPVRRRIIARLSTGPQTVNELAEPFEITKQAVSKHIQVLEAAGLVTRSRDAQRRPVHLNAAALEALTAWIDRYRLVHEQQFRKLDHLLHTTQKETQS, encoded by the coding sequence GTGATCGTGGATCCCGGGGCCGATGATCGTCTCGACAAAGCATTCATGGCACTTGCCGATCCGGTGCGACGACGGATCATCGCCCGCCTGAGCACCGGACCTCAGACGGTCAACGAGCTCGCGGAGCCGTTCGAGATCACGAAACAGGCCGTCTCCAAACATATTCAGGTACTCGAGGCAGCGGGGCTTGTCACTCGCAGCCGTGACGCCCAGAGACGTCCGGTGCATCTGAACGCCGCAGCGCTCGAGGCTTTGACGGCCTGGATCGACCGCTATCGACTGGTCCACGAACAACAGTTCCGAAAACTTGATCACCTACTGCACACCACACAGAAGGAGACGCAGTCATGA
- a CDS encoding zinc-binding dehydrogenase: protein MTETMTALFGGQGPDWVARDVPVPEPGPGQVLVRTHAVALNNADPQMLAEFDTPGSDNEYVAGYEFAGDIAALGPGTHNLTVGDRVMGTAPSSFAQFVLADYRHVIAMPDNLQYNEATALPTALLTEHGALMLAGYTPGQTVLITAATSGIGLLGVQIAKALGAAAVIGTTRSPGKEDVLIKAGADTAVVTTNRNLTDAVLEATEGRGVDVVLDHAGGQTLAACLPATRDGGHLVNIGRLDAAQSTIDLDALSYRHLHLHGASFGFGRAEELGNVIAALANEVMPAVVDGRIRPVIDSIYPFVEASDAAHRMRSGNTVGKIVMPMP from the coding sequence GTGACTGAGACCATGACTGCACTGTTCGGTGGGCAGGGCCCGGACTGGGTGGCCCGCGACGTTCCAGTTCCCGAGCCTGGCCCCGGACAGGTTCTTGTGCGCACTCATGCCGTCGCACTGAACAACGCCGATCCGCAGATGCTCGCTGAGTTCGACACACCGGGCTCCGACAACGAGTACGTCGCCGGATACGAATTTGCCGGTGACATAGCAGCACTCGGCCCCGGTACGCACAACCTCACAGTGGGCGATCGTGTCATGGGAACTGCGCCGAGCAGTTTCGCGCAGTTCGTCCTCGCGGATTACCGGCACGTCATAGCCATGCCCGACAACCTGCAATACAACGAAGCCACAGCCCTGCCGACTGCACTACTCACCGAACACGGGGCTCTGATGCTCGCCGGCTACACGCCGGGACAGACGGTACTCATCACGGCGGCCACGTCAGGCATCGGCCTGCTGGGAGTTCAGATCGCGAAGGCGCTGGGCGCAGCCGCCGTCATCGGCACCACACGATCTCCGGGCAAGGAAGACGTATTGATCAAAGCCGGCGCAGACACCGCTGTCGTCACGACGAATCGAAATCTCACGGACGCCGTACTCGAAGCAACAGAAGGTCGAGGAGTCGATGTCGTACTCGACCACGCCGGCGGGCAGACTCTAGCGGCCTGCTTACCCGCCACCCGAGACGGCGGGCACCTCGTCAATATCGGACGCCTCGACGCCGCGCAGTCCACGATCGACCTGGACGCGCTCTCCTACCGCCATCTTCACCTACATGGAGCATCATTCGGCTTCGGTCGAGCAGAAGAACTCGGGAACGTGATTGCTGCCCTCGCCAACGAGGTCATGCCTGCTGTCGTCGACGGTCGGATACGTCCCGTCATCGACAGCATCTACCCCTTCGTGGAAGCGTCCGACGCGGCACACCGCATGCGTAGCGGCAATACCGTCGGAAAGATCGTGATGCCGATGCCCTGA
- a CDS encoding VOC family protein, which yields MDWTLEVVIVPVSDLERSIAFYREQVGFNLDHHTVNEHMTVAQLTPRGSGCSIVIGNLPSQSEMAPGSLKGLQLVVSDAATARQELIDRGVDASEVTVFDERDGGTFFGFSDPDGNTWAVQQLKVRGEKPLIPKAYQDRFGA from the coding sequence ATGGATTGGACCCTCGAAGTAGTCATAGTCCCCGTCAGCGATCTCGAGCGCTCCATTGCGTTCTATCGCGAACAGGTCGGATTCAATCTCGATCACCACACCGTGAACGAGCATATGACGGTCGCCCAGCTCACGCCACGGGGATCGGGTTGTTCCATCGTCATCGGCAACCTGCCGTCACAATCCGAGATGGCTCCCGGCTCGTTGAAGGGCCTGCAGTTGGTTGTGTCAGACGCGGCAACGGCCAGACAGGAGCTCATCGACCGCGGCGTCGACGCCAGCGAGGTCACCGTCTTCGACGAGCGTGACGGCGGCACCTTCTTCGGATTCTCCGATCCTGACGGCAACACCTGGGCGGTTCAGCAGCTGAAGGTTCGCGGCGAGAAGCCCCTCATTCCGAAGGCGTACCAGGACCGTTTCGGCGCGTAG
- a CDS encoding 2OG-Fe(II) oxygenase, producing MDQFTDLPARVDSLDWPALIEGINSSGCAQTTPLLDESECREIASWYTDVDRFRSTIDMARYRFGQGEYRYFGDPVPEPITAMRATFYRQLLPVAREWAFKLGDRASWPDTFEEWIDQCHTAGQKRPTPILLSYGPGDWNALHRDLYGELVFPLQVVIGLDRPRLDHAGGEFLLVEQRSRAQSKGTVTVLEQGHALIFTTRDRPVQSSRGWSRAPVRHGVSVVHSGTRRTLGLVLHDAE from the coding sequence ATGGACCAGTTCACCGATCTGCCTGCTCGTGTCGATTCCCTCGATTGGCCTGCGCTGATCGAGGGAATCAACTCCAGTGGGTGTGCTCAGACGACACCGCTACTCGACGAATCGGAGTGTCGCGAGATCGCTTCCTGGTACACGGACGTCGACCGATTTCGAAGCACGATCGACATGGCTCGGTACCGCTTCGGCCAAGGGGAGTACCGGTACTTCGGTGATCCGGTACCCGAGCCGATCACGGCTATGCGGGCCACCTTCTACCGACAGCTGCTGCCCGTAGCGAGAGAGTGGGCGTTCAAGCTGGGGGACAGGGCATCGTGGCCGGACACTTTCGAAGAATGGATCGATCAGTGCCACACCGCCGGACAGAAGCGGCCTACTCCGATTCTTCTGTCCTACGGCCCTGGTGACTGGAATGCACTGCATCGGGACCTGTATGGAGAGTTGGTGTTTCCCTTACAGGTGGTGATCGGCCTCGACAGACCTCGCCTCGATCACGCCGGGGGAGAGTTCTTGCTCGTCGAACAGCGTTCGCGCGCCCAGTCGAAAGGGACGGTCACGGTACTCGAACAAGGTCACGCATTGATCTTCACCACGCGGGATCGGCCGGTCCAGAGTTCGCGTGGGTGGTCCAGAGCCCCTGTGCGACATGGTGTCAGCGTGGTGCACTCGGGTACGCGTCGAACATTGGGATTGGTGCTTCACGATGCCGAATAA
- a CDS encoding AarF/ABC1/UbiB kinase family protein: protein MLDPTRRPVGPYSSGVPQGALDVRMPDLERFGLPQLWRSAVIAVVLSTSIMIALIVWPFRRRGRTVVDAASDGVVDGFITLGPTFVKLGQLVASSSGIFPAPLANACLRCLDDVPPFPADQARSVVEADLGYSISEIFASFDDQPLAAASVAQVHACVLHDGREAVIKIQRPGIYARMLIDLRAAYRGARILEKFVEFLRIANATAIIRDLHTATMTELNSAVEADRQTTFRNNIGAFGDNKGVTTPEVYWDYCGPRVICMERMRGVPLDRFVASPDGIDEARMLIRRGVKVWLESVIVHGPFHGDVHAGNLWVLDDGRIAMLDFGIVGILPETWRTILTDLFRATLIDGDFARVARGIRALGYATDYEVDDDQLGLQVATALAPILGRDLGELKLSELIMALIQLGRQWGVASPEELVLFGKQLGYFERYATALAPGWVIGQDLYLFKNMFPDEVTAKAHNLGITLPE, encoded by the coding sequence ATGCTGGATCCAACGCGACGACCTGTCGGGCCGTACTCGTCAGGGGTGCCCCAAGGCGCTCTCGACGTCCGTATGCCTGACCTGGAACGATTCGGCCTCCCCCAGTTATGGCGATCGGCGGTCATCGCGGTCGTGCTGTCCACATCGATCATGATTGCTCTGATCGTGTGGCCGTTCCGCAGACGCGGACGCACCGTCGTGGACGCGGCATCTGACGGCGTGGTGGATGGCTTCATCACTCTCGGTCCGACGTTCGTGAAGCTCGGACAGTTAGTTGCGTCGTCGTCAGGGATTTTCCCCGCGCCGCTGGCCAATGCCTGCCTTCGGTGCCTCGACGATGTGCCACCGTTCCCGGCGGACCAGGCTCGCAGCGTCGTGGAAGCGGACCTCGGATACTCGATCTCCGAAATTTTCGCGAGCTTCGACGATCAACCGCTGGCGGCTGCGTCGGTGGCGCAAGTGCATGCGTGCGTTCTGCACGACGGACGTGAAGCCGTCATCAAGATTCAGCGGCCGGGTATCTATGCCCGCATGCTTATCGACCTCCGGGCGGCATATCGCGGCGCGCGGATTCTCGAGAAGTTCGTCGAGTTCCTACGAATAGCCAACGCGACGGCCATTATTCGCGACCTGCATACCGCCACGATGACGGAACTGAACAGTGCCGTCGAAGCCGATCGGCAAACAACGTTCCGGAATAACATCGGCGCTTTCGGCGACAACAAGGGCGTGACAACGCCCGAGGTGTACTGGGATTACTGCGGGCCTCGGGTGATCTGCATGGAGCGTATGCGGGGTGTTCCTCTCGATCGCTTCGTCGCGAGTCCTGACGGCATCGACGAAGCCCGCATGCTGATCCGGCGCGGTGTGAAGGTATGGCTCGAATCGGTCATTGTTCACGGGCCATTTCACGGTGACGTGCACGCTGGAAATCTCTGGGTACTCGATGACGGCCGGATCGCGATGCTCGATTTCGGAATTGTCGGAATTCTCCCTGAAACGTGGCGAACGATTCTCACCGACTTGTTTCGCGCGACATTGATCGACGGAGATTTTGCCCGGGTCGCCCGCGGTATCCGTGCTTTGGGATACGCCACCGACTACGAGGTGGACGACGATCAACTCGGCCTGCAGGTAGCCACGGCATTGGCGCCGATTCTGGGCCGAGACCTGGGAGAACTCAAGTTGAGTGAACTCATCATGGCGCTGATCCAGTTAGGTAGGCAATGGGGTGTGGCCAGCCCTGAGGAATTGGTTCTGTTCGGCAAGCAGCTCGGCTATTTCGAGCGGTATGCCACTGCGCTCGCACCTGGCTGGGTTATCGGTCAGGACCTTTACCTTTTCAAGAATATGTTTCCCGACGAAGTAACGGCCAAAGCGCACAATTTGGGAATCACCCTTCCGGAATAA
- a CDS encoding MerR family transcriptional regulator encodes MREHLIPIREVAKSFGIAASTLRYYEDEGLLSARSRTGGKRWYGRRELRRLALIRMYTETGMSLEQVRSFIEADTTSEQFSAVLTDQVSMLEAQIAAATRAKLILEHHLTCRQERPMQCPWLLEQLDIRVEAALDFKLT; translated from the coding sequence ATGCGTGAGCACTTGATCCCGATCCGCGAGGTTGCAAAATCGTTCGGAATCGCGGCATCGACCTTGCGTTACTACGAGGACGAAGGCTTGCTGTCCGCGCGATCGCGAACCGGCGGCAAACGCTGGTACGGGCGTCGTGAGCTGCGTCGGCTGGCGTTGATCCGGATGTACACCGAGACGGGAATGTCCTTGGAGCAGGTGCGCTCCTTCATCGAAGCCGACACCACGTCCGAGCAGTTCTCCGCGGTTCTCACGGATCAAGTTTCGATGCTCGAGGCACAGATCGCCGCCGCTACGAGAGCGAAACTGATTCTCGAGCATCACCTGACGTGTCGGCAAGAGCGTCCGATGCAGTGTCCGTGGCTGCTCGAGCAGCTCGACATCCGCGTCGAAGCGGCGCTTGACTTCAAGTTGACTTGA
- a CDS encoding cupin domain-containing protein, whose protein sequence is MEILKQPQTSKAPADWFTGDVWWDVIYAGQEPSRMRANMVRFAPCSRTDWHSHALGQTLHIVSGTALIQARGGEIIEAHPGDTVYTPPGEEHWHGAAPDHFMTHLALWEGPGDGSTETTWGDKVTDEEYNAPRSNRR, encoded by the coding sequence ATGGAGATTCTGAAGCAACCGCAGACGAGCAAGGCTCCCGCAGACTGGTTCACCGGTGACGTCTGGTGGGACGTCATCTACGCAGGTCAAGAACCGTCACGCATGCGCGCCAACATGGTTCGCTTTGCGCCGTGCTCACGCACAGACTGGCACTCCCACGCGCTGGGGCAGACCTTGCACATTGTGTCCGGCACCGCCCTGATTCAGGCTCGCGGCGGCGAGATCATCGAGGCCCACCCCGGCGACACCGTCTACACACCACCCGGCGAAGAACATTGGCACGGTGCGGCACCCGACCACTTCATGACCCATCTCGCGTTGTGGGAAGGTCCCGGCGACGGCAGCACGGAAACCACTTGGGGCGACAAAGTCACCGACGAGGAATACAACGCCCCTCGTAGCAATCGCCGGTGA